In Balaenoptera acutorostrata chromosome 3, mBalAcu1.1, whole genome shotgun sequence, the genomic stretch AAAAAATTCTTGGTTAAAAATAGTCAATTATGCAcacttactcttttaaaaatgccCTTACTCTGGGGAACAGCTGAGGACAATGATCAGATTCTATCGCCTGAAATCAATTCCACTGTCTTGCAATCAAATCCAATCAATTACTGGAGAATGCTGGGTAAAGGATTCAGCTGGGGAGGGTTTTCCCTTTGCTTTAAAATTCGAAATGATGGCCGTAAACAGGCCTAATTAATTTGAGTTGAGGGGTtatatttcaaaatggaaataaagaaaatctagAAGAAAACTCATCTATAAACCCCTTTCCTCTCGTGGTTtctaaaaagtatatattaaacCCTTTGGATTgagatcttaatttttaaaaagtcggaaaggaaaaataaagtattaaatcaaaattaataGCGTTTTCCTAAAAATCTAAGCAACCAACACAAGAAGACACATTGTAAATAAATCTACGTAACATTGAAAAATCATAGATTAATAGCTTTATTACATTGTCAGCTGATTCGAACACATTGgtaaaaaaaggtaagaaaaagataaaacaaaaaaataattagtaaataaGCATGGGAAATACTTAGCTTCTAATTTGCTAATGGATGTGATGTGTATTTATAATTCAATAGAAACAGATTATATATAATTAACATAAGCAATGAAGATGAAAGTGTAACTGACACTATATTTTTTCATGATAATAAAGACTAATAATTCATAATACAATTCAGAAAATGTACCTTAATTTCAAATTCCTTGCctcaatttatttttacatctgcATATCCAAGGAAATGATCCTATCTAAAGTTTTATTCAAAGCAATTCACTGAAGTTTTATTTCAAACTACCAGCAGAAAAAATGAAGTCTCtcacaaaaagaaattataaaacatattagCAGGATATTCAGCAGctatttataatgaaatatttttcatatgttaacTTGAAAATCAGTACAAgttaaatatgaataaaactacctaaaaaGCAAGGACTATACAATGTCTGGAAAGTAATACATGACAAGTGTTAGGGTAAAAGCATTAAGATcctgcttttacttttttaaactttctgctatgtgtttatttgtatgaagcctttaagaaaaaaaatttctttggaCATATCCCAAATAATTAAATGACCTCCAAACACCCTACCCTTTAATTAGTTCTTTATTCTTGATCATGACTGCAACAACTCtaacctgttttgttttgttttgttttctctcttggaATCAGCTACCTGGGTGTTCCAATACTGCTTTAACCACCTCTTGGTGTCTCAGCTAAGAATGCCTGTCTCAGTTCCGCCTGGAAATCCACCACAGGtacttgctgctgctgctgctgagatCGCCTTGGATACAGGTGACACCTATGACAAGAGCACAATAcacataaatgaaaagacattttccTATATAGATAACAATgtgaaagaaaacacagagacccTTACATTTAAGGAGATCCTCATTTAGGGTCAGAGCATGCCATTACCTTATGAAGAAAGTATAAAACAGGAGACTCCACACAGTTACTGGGACTGAGGGATACTTACCCTCTTTGGGGATACTAGCAaggaacttcaaaaaaaaaaaaaaaagagctctttttgtttaaaatgccCTGTGAAAGTACCGTCAGTATAATATCCACTACTTACTTTCCAATCTGGAAACAATTCTTTAACCCccaaggagggaggtgggcaTTTGTTAAGGCATTTCCAGTGAGACATTAAGGCTGTCATTCATGCTGACAAGAAGTCACTACCTAAAACAAAGAACTTCCAGGGCCCAGGCTATTTAAGCTCTTAAACTATGTAAACAACCAcctattagtcatcagggaattctggaaaaaaatgctcaacatatTCCTACCTATCAGTCATCTGGCTGTGAATCTGATCCTGAGGATAAGAGATGCAGGAGGTTACACAGTTGCTGGCTAATAATACAAgcacgaaaaaaaaaaaatcaccagccAATTCTGCCCTTGTTGataagtatacatatatgaaaatattcaacAGCAGCTGGATTTGAAAATGGGACTGTGATAAAAGGTTTTCCGCTATTTTCTGTAGTTTTTAAATAACATTGTTAACATTCTGTTATATAATAAAGAATTAGGCTGGACTTTGTCCATGGTTCCTAGGAGGTAACCTCTAATCATCTGAGTTTAACAAGTGATAGCAGTATCTTTGTTATTCATGGTGGGCCTCTGGGATCACACCAAAGTTAATGTTAACTAGATGACTCAGGATTAAAGCTGGGTTTAGAGAATATCAATACTGCTTACCTGTTCCTATAATCCACTCACAAAGTGGATAAAGGTGGCTGGGGAAATTACACTATTTTCCTAACTCAAAACTCCCCTCAGATTCTTCCCCTAGTGCAGCATCCTCTAGTATTTTTACATAATATACATAACAGACATCAGGAAAATGAAGTTATTTCTTCTTcaaaagcaacaaaatatttCCATAGATATTGACAAACTAATGACACCTAAAGCAGTCTTTTACAAGATTAGGACATGATAATCTGTTATACTGGTCCACATTGATGCTGCACTGGATAAAGGCtctaataaaatataacaaatatgatAGAACCTTCACCCACTAACAAAGATCCTCCCCCAAGAAATCCCCTCCACCCATACCTCCACCAATCTCTAAACTACATCAAGATATTTCTAGAGAGTCTGGGGAGGAAAAAATGGCACTTTTAAAAACTCTGAAGTTACAAGAGACTGAAGGGGAAAAATGACATTaccatataaaagaaaataagcaaatgcCTATTATAAAGGacaaactatataaaatattcattcttaAATATTCCTTTTCAAAGTAATTTCCAAAACGAAAATGTAACAAAGAATAATGAACTatgaagaataagtaaaataaacatgGGAAAATGGAGAAATCTTTCGCCTAaccaataattttaaatgtgcaaatatactgaaatttttccacatataaaatgaacaaataacaaaaataagacacaaaatgTTACCCACTTTTTACAACAATTTCTGTAAAAAgctttatatttgaagtgaaataaaatacaaataaatattaataactacagctgacccttgaacatgggtttgaattgcGTGGGTCTACTTATATGTTgatattttttccaataaatatattggaaaagtTTTTTGAgatttgtgacaatttgaaaaaacttgCAGACAAACCACAGAGGAtagaaatatcaaaaaaagaaaaagttaggtatgtcatgaatgcataaaatatatgtagatatacatttaacataaaaatatgtgttaatcaactgtttatgttatcagtaaggcttctggtcaacagCAGGCTATTAGCAGTTAAAtttggggggggcttccctggtggcacagtggttgacactctgcctgctaatgcaggggacacgggttcgagccctggtctgggaagatcccacatgccgcggagcaactaggcccgtgagccagaattactgagcctgcgcgtctggagcctgtgctctgcaacaagagaggccacgacaataagaggtccgcgcactgcgatgaagagtggcccccgctcaccgcagctag encodes the following:
- the SNURF gene encoding SNRPN upstream reading frame protein isoform X2, whose amino-acid sequence is MERARDRLHLRRTTEQHVPEVEVQVKRRRTASLSNQECHLYPRRSQQQQQQVPVVDFQAELRQAFLAETPRGG